A region from the Acyrthosiphon pisum isolate AL4f chromosome A1, pea_aphid_22Mar2018_4r6ur, whole genome shotgun sequence genome encodes:
- the LOC100569605 gene encoding elongation of very long chain fatty acids protein 4-like isoform X1, with translation MYTAQNEEFTVFRLDYNLSTLFEQVEHLNQWTESLSDTRTRGWWMVNSVFTTFTITLCYLLIVWLTPRFMKNHTAYSLKNILIMYNIIMIIANLFIIIELVLMTTKLNYSWMCQPITYVNAEAELRIATAVWLYYIIKFFELLDTIFLMLRKKDNQLSFLHVYHHSTMFIFSWLGTKYVPGGSAFLPILINSAVHVIMYFYYTLAAIQCSKIFKFKKYVTIIQLAQFSFALPLGINAIQSGCNWPLWMKYLFVFYIITMLVLFGDFYKKNYIKKVSNNENEVGQCLKKL, from the exons atgtacACAGCACAAAACGA AGAATTTACAGTATTCCGTTTGGATTATAACTTATCTACATTATTTGAACAAGTGGAACACTTAAATCAATGGACCGAATCACTGAGCG atACCAGAACCAGAGGATGGTGGATGGTCAATTCGGTTTTTACTACATTTACCATAACCCTTTGTTATCTTCTAATAGTATGGCTGACTCCACGGTTCATGAAAAATCACACAGcatacagtttaaaaaatattctaataatgtacaatataataatgataatagcaaatttattcattataatagaa tTGGTATTGATGACTACTAAATTAAACTATAGTTGGATGTGTCAGCCGATAACCTATGTCAATGCAGAAGCTGAGCTTAGG ATAGCAACGGCAGTAtggttgtattatataattaaattttttgaattattggaCACTATATTTTTGATGCTCCGGAAGAAAGATAATCAACTGTCATTTCTTCATGTTTACCACCATTCAACAATGTTCATATTCTCATGGCTAGGAACAAAATATGTACCAGGCGGCTCTGCATTTCTACCAATATTAATCAACAGTGCTGTACATgtcataatgtatttttactatacattagCTGCAATACAATGctcaaaaatctttaaattcaaaaaatatgttacaatcattcaattg GCTCAGTTTTCATTTGCTCTACCATTAGGCATAAATGCCATACAAAGTGGATGTAATTGGCCGTTAtggatgaaatatttatttgtcttttatattattacaatgttggTTTTATTTGGAGacttttataagaaaaattatattaaaaaa gtaagcAATAATGAAAATGAAGTTGGACAATGTTTAAAGAAATTGTGA
- the LOC100569605 gene encoding elongation of very long chain fatty acids protein 4-like isoform X2 produces MVNSVFTTFTITLCYLLIVWLTPRFMKNHTAYSLKNILIMYNIIMIIANLFIIIELVLMTTKLNYSWMCQPITYVNAEAELRIATAVWLYYIIKFFELLDTIFLMLRKKDNQLSFLHVYHHSTMFIFSWLGTKYVPGGSAFLPILINSAVHVIMYFYYTLAAIQCSKIFKFKKYVTIIQLAQFSFALPLGINAIQSGCNWPLWMKYLFVFYIITMLVLFGDFYKKNYIKKVSNNENEVGQCLKKL; encoded by the exons ATGGTCAATTCGGTTTTTACTACATTTACCATAACCCTTTGTTATCTTCTAATAGTATGGCTGACTCCACGGTTCATGAAAAATCACACAGcatacagtttaaaaaatattctaataatgtacaatataataatgataatagcaaatttattcattataatagaa tTGGTATTGATGACTACTAAATTAAACTATAGTTGGATGTGTCAGCCGATAACCTATGTCAATGCAGAAGCTGAGCTTAGG ATAGCAACGGCAGTAtggttgtattatataattaaattttttgaattattggaCACTATATTTTTGATGCTCCGGAAGAAAGATAATCAACTGTCATTTCTTCATGTTTACCACCATTCAACAATGTTCATATTCTCATGGCTAGGAACAAAATATGTACCAGGCGGCTCTGCATTTCTACCAATATTAATCAACAGTGCTGTACATgtcataatgtatttttactatacattagCTGCAATACAATGctcaaaaatctttaaattcaaaaaatatgttacaatcattcaattg GCTCAGTTTTCATTTGCTCTACCATTAGGCATAAATGCCATACAAAGTGGATGTAATTGGCCGTTAtggatgaaatatttatttgtcttttatattattacaatgttggTTTTATTTGGAGacttttataagaaaaattatattaaaaaa gtaagcAATAATGAAAATGAAGTTGGACAATGTTTAAAGAAATTGTGA
- the LOC100159984 gene encoding COP9 signalosome complex subunit 7-like, translating into MSQEKVIEKPLQQFVVQAQKLEELLECPNVIALETTPHAPYLHALRMFSQGTYLDYLDKKEYLPELSEPQMKKLQYLTIVTLANKMKRIPYDVLLKELNVDNVRDLEDLIIEAIYSNVVSGELDQQSDYLEVDWTVGRDVGSNDIDNMIDTLQQWCDSCENVLSTVQARIVDANRTKQDVLKHRAAVDNEVASVKKAIRTQIQDEEMSVDTSGPTKKSVKGIKPSGAKFWNK; encoded by the exons ATGTCTCAAGAAAAAGTAATTGAAAAACCTCTGCAACAGTTTGTTGTACAAGCTCAAAAATTAGAAG AACTCTTAGAATGCCCCAACGTTATTGCACTGGAGACCACACCTCATGCACCATACCTACATGCATTACGTATGTTTTCACAAGGTACGTATTTGGATTATTTGGACAAAAAAGAATATTTGCCAGAACTCAGTGAACCCCAGATGAAAAAACTGCAATACTTAACAATTGTTACATTAGCCAATAAAATGAAAAGAATACCCTATGATGTTCTTTTGAAAGAGTTGAATGTTGATAATGTCAGGGACTTGGAGGACCTAATCATTGAAGCGATCTATTCTAACGTGGTTTCTGGCGAACTTGACCAACAGAGTGATTATCTGGAAGTAGATTGGACAGTTGGCAGGGACGTTGGATCTAACGATATTGACAACATGATAGACACATTACAGCAGTGGTGTGATTCATGTGAGAATGTTCTTTCTACAGTTCAAGCTCGTATTGTTGATGCTAATCGAACTAAACAAGATGTACTGAAACACCGTGCTGCTGTCGACAATGAAGTTGCTAGCGTGAAAAAAGCAATTAGAACCCAAATACAAGATGAAGAAATGTCAGTGGATACTAGCGGTCCtacaaaaaaaagtgttaaagGAATAAAACCTAGCGGAGCTAAATTTTGGAACAAGTAA